In Topomyia yanbarensis strain Yona2022 chromosome 2, ASM3024719v1, whole genome shotgun sequence, one DNA window encodes the following:
- the LOC131685095 gene encoding uncharacterized protein LOC131685095 has product MKFLWLLAFLLALVGVVLGQDCPAGFDRKDNKCTVDRPVHGNCPDNTAYSVALNKCVLK; this is encoded by the coding sequence ATGAAATTCCTGTGGCTGCTCGCCTTCCTGCTCGCATTGGTTGGCGTTGTTCTAGGTCAAGACTGTCCAGCCGGATTCGATCGAAAGGACAATAAGTGCACGGTAGACCGTCCCGTTCACGGTAACTGCCCCGATAATACTGCTTACAGTGTGGCGCTGAACAAATGTGTACTTAAGTGA